The sequence TTCAGACGGGAACGGGACACGACACGACTCTCTTGTTGTACCAAATTAATGCTAGTCGTAAGCTCCAACCAGGGGTTTCTTGGATCCCAGCCCAGGCGATCTGACTGACTGTTTTTGCCAGTAAAACCCTCTGATCTCTCACTCACTCGCACGCACACCACTGCTGCCTGCACTGGTTCTGGTAGCATTATTTGCTGCCGCTGCACGTACCTGGCGCGTGGCTGTGTGCAATGCATGCAGGCGCCAGCAGCAGCGTTGCCGTCCGCGGCAGCATCGCCGCCCAGCGCCAGCAGCTGCAGCCATGCATGAATGAATGAATGATGAGATAATACCAACAGTAGTATCGGGCGGGAAAAAAAATCTCTTCGGGTTCCTCGTCGCTCCCTCCATGCTCCATCGCAGATCCAGAGTCACTCTGAACGTGAATGGACTGAACCTGATGAATGCCGcgaagcagcaggcaggcaggcagcgtCCTTGGAGATCGACGCAATCTTAGCCACAGGCCGCGTATAGGTGTGCGTACCGCATGCGTGATGCGTCCGTGGTGGCCGTGACCCGGTGACTCAGCCCCAGGTCCCCCAGCTGAGCTCTCCTCTCAGCAGAAGATCATGTGACCGCGCGAGCGAGCGGCACGGCAAGCAGCCAAGCAGGGGCCCGAGACTGCGGCGGAAACGAAatgatgatgaagctgctgcCTGCTGGCGGCCTGCGTCTGCGTGCGTGACTGATGGATCGTGGGAGATGGCTGGCCCAAACCCCAAAAGCTCCGCGTGTAGCTAGGGCCGCGGCACCACCACCTTTTGGCTGTTTGTTTTCGTCGTAAATCTCCGTCCCGCTGGGCGCGCTGCCGGAGTCGCCGTCGCCCAGCCCCCAGCCGATTATTCTTATTCTCTTTGCTTCGCCTCGCCTcctgtcgtcgtcgtcatcatcatcgcCCCCGGCTGCTAAACACCAACAAGTGCCCTTGCCCCACATGGCCACCCACATTACCCCACAACCGGCAGGGCACGGGCAACTTGACATGCATGGCAACGACGCACAGGCACAGCAGCTTGCTCGATCGCTCGGTGTCACTGCGTGTGTTCGTGTGGTGCTTGCCTCTGTACTACTGCACTGCACGCACACACGCAGGGATGCAGAGGGCCACTCCCACTCGCATCGCATGCGTGTGTGGCCTTCTTCTTTTTTCCCCTGCTGGGTGCTGCTGCCACCCAAAAGCAaagctaagaacggccatgccatGCGTATATATATATAACCCAAATAGCACATTAGCAGAACCGTCAAAGCACATATATACATGCCTGCCGTCGTGCTACAGTACTACACCGCAGTGGGGCATGGTGGCGCGCGAGGGAGAGTGAGGGCCAGCGCGCCATGCCCGCGCGACACGCACTGGCCAGTGGCAGTGGCACAGGCACACCCCCACGATCTCCCCACCTGGGTCCTGGGCTCCACAGCTGCATGCCTCGCCACCGCCAGTCGCCACCACCATGGAACGGACGGCTACGGTGGACTTGTTTGCTCTCTTTGACTCGGTGCCTGCCTCGGGAAACGTGGTCTCTACATGCTTCCGCTTCCGCCTATATGCATATGCATTGCCTGCTATAGTACCAGCTGTGTAATAGTATGTACAGTTCTGATGGCCTGGCACTGGCAGGTCCTGGATGCTCGTCGGTGGCGTATGGAGCGTCGGAGGAGATCGGCCCGTTCCGGATCAAACCAAACGGGACAGGCCTGTTCCTCAACAAGTACTCATGGAACAGAGGTGAGAaacaaagaaagaaagaaaaaaacccTTAAAACTCTTAATTAATCAACATCAACGACTGCCCGTTCCCTTGTGTTGCAGAGGCAAACCTTCTGTTCCTCGAGTCGCCCGCGGGAGTCGGCTTCTCCTACGCCAACACCACCTCGGACCTCAAGACGTCGGGCGACGAGAGGACCGGTACGTACGTAGTGAACTCTGCTGCTGGGCCATCGAGCTAGCTAGCAGCTAGCTCCTCAGACTCTGACGATGCCTGAAATGAAACGCCATTAGCAGCTGTGTCACTGGTCAGGTAGTCCCAGCTAGCTGACGCCGTTGCGAAATGTGAATTGTTGGCTGCAgctcaagacgcgctgcagttccTGGTCAGCTGGATGTCACGGTTCCCGCAGTACCGGCACCGAGATTTCTACATCGCCGGAGAAAGCTACGCGGGTGAGTCATGTCACTCGCTGCCATTGCTGATCCACAGGGACACACACCAGCTAGCTGTCCAagagttttctttttttttatgcTTCAATCTGTTCACTTTGCTTGCTTCCACAGGCCACTACGTCCCCCAGTTGGCAAGGAAGATCGTCGAGTACAACGAGGCCTCGCCTCACCCCTTCATCAACCTCAAGGGAATCCTTGTGAGTATCGTATCTATGCATGCTGCTGCCAAACACGAGCAGGCCGCCGGCCGGCCGGCTCCAGTCTAATCTTAACCCCTCCAAAAAAAAAACACCGATCAGGTGGGCAACGCGGTGACCGACAACTACTACGACAACATCGGCACGGTCACCTACTGGTGGACGCACGCCATGATCTCCGACCGCACCTACAAGGCCATCCTCAGGTGGTGCaacttcagcagcagcagcatctcGCGCCCCTGCAACCGCGCCATGAGCTACGCCATGAACCACGAGTTCGGGGACATCGACCAGTACAGCATCTACACGCCGTCGTGCGCCGCCGCGGCCAGGGCCAACGCCACCGTGCTCAGGTTCAAGAACACCCtcgtccgccgccgccgctcctccGGCTACGACCCCTGCACGGAGACCTACGCCGAGAGGTACTACAACAGGATGGACGTGCAGAGGGCGATGCACGCCAACACCACGGGGATCCCCTACAGATGGACTGCCTGCAGGTATCCACATACAGCTTCTTTTCGGTTGTTGCCAGGCCATTTAATTTAAGAGTGCCACTGAATGTTGTTGTTGTTATTTCCCTATACTGTCAGTGATGTGCTGATCAAGACATGGCAAGATTCAGAGTTCTCCATGCTGCCGACGTACAAGAAGCTGATGAAAGCAGGATTGAGGATATGGGTGTTCAGGTAATCGATCAAGAGTCTAAATCTGAAACGGGAAAATTATATATACTTGCTACTTGGTCGCATAACAACACTATGTGACCTGGCAAAACTGCAGCGGCGACACAGATTCAGTCGTCCCGGTGACCGCGACGAGGTTCGCCATCAGTCATCTTGGTCTGAAGATCAAGACCCGCTGGTATCCATGGTACTCAGCTGGACAGGTACGGAACTTGCcattgctgctgttgttgcttgTAACGTCTTCCGAGTTTGGGGCGCATGTGCAGGTAGGAGGATGGTCTGAGGTGTACGAAGGGCTCACGTTTGCGTCGGTGAGAGGCGCAGGGCATGAGGTGCCGTTGTTCCAGCCCAGGAGGGCGTTCAGGATGTTCCGGTCGTTCTTGGCCGGGGAGCCATTGCCCAAGTCCTGAAGGTTCCTGACATGTGACTGAGGCCATGCATGCCTACCTGATCATGTCTAGCTACGGTCCTGACGGGTGAGAAGGTGACGTTCCCCAGGTAGAGAATGACTTGTTGATAGGCGCGCAGTTCATAGCTGAGGAGTGATTGATTGGTCTCGGGAGAAGGATGTAGAGAATAATAAGGATGGCTATGTTATGCCATGGAAACCCATGAGCATTGCAATGATTAGCGAATAATTTTCAGTGATCTCACTCTCAAGTGCTTATGTTATGTTATGTTATGCCATGGAAACCCATGAGCAATGCGACGAATAAATTTGAAGGATCTCACTCTTGAACCAAATATGTTTCATCGCAACGCAGTTTTCACATCGTGATTCTTTGCCCCTCCAATTAGAAACGTAGGGTGTTTTAGGATTCTCGCTGTTCAAGTTCTTTAGCGTGGCTCGTCAACACTGGTTGATgttactagactcatcatcatagAAATTACTTAGTAATAATTTATAGTTCTCTCTATGTGAAGTACTATACGTTTACAAAATTTTAAGTTATACTGTTATATTGGACATAGTGTTTCTTATGGTTGTTATGGTGGTGATCGGTACTAATAAGGGAGCTTAAGGAGGCCGATCGAAGGCCTTGCCTACGACCGAGTAAGAGATAAGGATTTTTCTTCTTAATTCTTGTTTAATTAGATTGATATATATCTCTTCTTACATAGAGCGGCTTATTTGACCTGTATGAAATATCATAACCAAATTAATCTAATTTATCTTTTTTCTTATCCTAAGTAACCAAATCAACCTAACTTGTCTTTTTTTCATTATATCCTAACTAAATCAATCTAACTTTTTTTTTCCTAGCAAACCAAACCAATCTAATCTATCTTTTCGAACAAACCTATAATCTTTCCGATTAAGTTTATCCTCGCGCTATACTGGTGACCATGACTATAGACGTCGATGTTCTCCTAGAGACACGAGGCTTAGAGAACACCATTCATACGACAGAGTTGCATGTATACAACCACCTGGATCCCATGGCATGGCCTAACCGCTATCGAGACCTAGGAGTGGTCACAATCGCAAACGATGATCCACGAAGGCACCCTTGCTGAGGTTGGTGGGGAATGTGGCGACGTTATATAGTGCGTGCCTACAAGGGACACCATACATTCTCCCTATCATATATATGTTGGTCTGCGCCACATCAGGAAGAGATGATCCACGAAGGCGCCTAAAAGGAGGTGCCTCAAGGTCCACAACAGGTGCCCCGACGAGTGAATGTTGCTCGCAATAGTTAATAGTTGAGCTTGTTCAAAGGTCCTCTTTATCGTCGTAGATGCTCTTTATCGTCGTAGATGGAGAAGGACATAAACCGCGTCGTGTCGTATGCCATCACACGGCAAGAAAAaaccttaggccttgttcgtttgtgccggattaGTGGGTtggaacgattcctaaccggattgcttctctaatttatataaactttgattagctggaacgattctgggtgcaatccgacagaaacgaacaagcccttagggtaTGTACGACAATCTCTATGGAAAGTTAGGTGGATAGGTGGACTATCGGGCTTCCAGAGCCATGCGAACTGCTGGACGGCCATGGCGCTCAATTCTGTTGAGAGTGACGTGAAAACTGTTTTAGAAAAAAAAATTCACTTGTAAGTATTATTATTGAGAACTGTAAATACTAGTACAGAAAAATAGCAGAAAACTACCTCCATTAGTTTACCCATCCATTCTCCTGTTTTATCTTTTATTATAGTGCAACATGGTGTTTTTTGGTGACCTGCCGGCTGCCGGCTGCCGGCAGAAGGGGCTAGAAGGGCCTCCGCGGCCCATGGGCGTTCCTGGGCTGTGGCTTTCTAGGTGACACGGCTCGCTTAACGTGGAGCCAACCTGCCAGTGGGCACGTCACCTGTGACGATTTCTCCTCACAGGAACGTCTGTCTGGCTCTTCCCGGTGGCCAGTTTCGCGCCACGCCGGCCACACGCCCATACGTACCACGCTGTCACTCATCAGTCCGTCACGCTCACCAACTCACACACACTTGTGTGGTGGCCACAAGTCCAAAACGCATGAGCTACGTGGCTCACCCCAGTTCGAGACGGATGAGATTCCAACTGGTGCTCTGCGGACGGAAGCAAAAGCAACGTCTCCGGAGGAAGGAGTCACGGGAAGATCAGTTCCGATGCAGCTTTCTTTTGGGCGGGGGCACAAACACAAGGAACAAACGTTATTTCACTGGGCAGAGACGCGTTACAAATGCCCACAGCGGCAGCCGGAAGGCGACAGGCATGGCTTGACCGCGACCAGCACGCCGCTGCTTTCTTTCAGGGAAAGGAGGACCCGACACCACTACCCATGCTGATTATTCTATCACAACGGTATCACATGCCAAGAGGCGCTCTGCAGTTTGCAACTATGGAATGGTAGCACAAAAGAGGAGGAACAAAATAAAAACGCATGGAAAGGCATTGTGATACGAGGGGAGGTATGGGTTTTGTTCACGACGAGGACGAGTTGTTGAGAACCCACTCCACCAGGGTGGAAACGCCGAACCCGGTGGCGGCCCGCTTCTTGTCGCTCCACACTGGCCCGGCCATGTCGATGTGCATCCACTGGACCTTGTCGTCGACGAACTGCAACAAGGGAGGGACACAAAAGCGGCGTTCATGCCGTTACCACTGCTCTGGAAGTCTGTCCTGTCAAAGTGTTCACTATCGTGGCGGATTCTTAATCTCTCACCACTCCAATGGTCCTATCGCTGTGATCAAATTTCATAATGTATTTAGGCGtgtcaaaagaaaagaaaaaaacaaacaGAAATGTACCTGTTTCAGGAACAGCGCGGCGGTAATAGAACCTCCCTGCCTGCCGCCAGTGTTGACCATATCAGCCACGCCAGACTTCATAGACTCCCAGTAGCTCTCTTCCAGCGGGAGTCTCCAGAACTTCTCGCCGGATACCTCGGAAGCAGCGGCAACCTCCTTGGCAAGCTCGTCGCTCGGCGTGAAAATTCCTATCGAAAACAAGTCTTTCAGTACGCCGCAGAAACAGATTAATCTAGCGCTCCATGTTCACAGCATGAGAAGCCAGATGGTGCAGGTGGGATTATGGGATGCATGGGCTAAACTTTCGTCGAGCTTACCGGCAATGCTAGGCCCGAGTGCGACAACGCAAGCGCCGGTCAGCGTTGCCAAATCAATAATCTGCAATTGGTAAATACAGATGAGTCAGTCAACTAACTCAACATTAGTAAGCAACATGCGGTCCACTTGTATAGCCTTCCACCAAATGATGAGTTGATGACAAAGCATCTTAAGAGCTTAATAGAGCAAATCTAAATCAAACTAACTCTGGGTAACCAATCCACTGCACCTCTAAATCGTTTTAGGTTTCTCGTTGTTTAAAGGAAAGTTTTAGGGGTCCTCGTTCAAATTCTTCAGCTTGGCTCATCATCAACACTGGTTCGTGTCACTAGATTCATCGTCATATAAATTGCTCAGTAATGATTTATGAGTGTCTCTATTTAAAACATCAAAGTGTTGTATTGTATTGGAGATCGTGTCAATGTCCTAAATGTCTTACCGAATCAGAGGGGGTGAATTGATCATTTTCCCACATGAGTGGGGCTACATTAGAAACACACTAAATGGCAGCATGTATAGAAAACTTCCAAATGAAGCTTCATTACCTTTTCAACACCTTGGTTGCAAGCATAGACCAAAGCATCAGCAAGTGTTAGCCTTCCTTCTGCGTCAGTGTTATTTACCTGAAATACGTTCAAAAAGCAAAAGTTTAGTGAAAACTAGCAGACATGGAGCAGAAGGACTATGATCTATGACTGCTAAAAGACTACATTCCGAACGAGCAGATCCCTTATAACAAAGCTTCATGAATCATGCACGTTCTGGTCATTTATAACAAGTTGGAAAAAAAAAACATACCTCAATTGTCTTCCCATTGGAAGCAGTTACAATGTCACCAGGTCTCATGCCTGTGCCACTGATCATATTTTCACAGGCAGCGACTATAAAGTGAACCTGTGAGAAGGGGAAAAAAACATAGAAATTTAACAGATAAACTAATATGGGTAAAACCTCTACATCTATACAGCTAGGCGGCTGTGAAAAATGAAGTACCTCTACTCCAGGAGGCTTGATTTGTCCCAAAGCTTTAGCTGCACCAAATACAGCTGCAGAGCCTCCCATGTCAAATTTCATCAGCTCGATGCTGCAGCCTGGCCCGGTCTTAATGTTGTAGCCACCACTGGATTCATTGGCAAACCAAGCATAAGAAAAATAACAAACGGTTCCATCTACTTGTCTACTTCTAACTTTTCATAAACCCACTAAATATGTGGCAAGTACTACAAACCTGTCAAAAGTTAAACCCTTCCCAACAATAGCCAGCTTTCTCTTGACGTTCCCATCAGTGGGTTTGTAGCACAAATGGATGAAGTGAGGAGggttagcagaagctgcagcaactCCCAAGTAGGAACCCATCTTTAGTTCTTTGCatttctctacatctagtactgtGGCAGTGAACACATCACTGTAAGTAGAAGCGATCTTTGACGCCTCCTCCGCAAGCACAGCTGAAAGAATGAAGGATGACAGCGATAAGTATACTGGCAACAAATTTATGAAGAACAATAAAAAAGTTTGGTGAAAAATCTACTGACCAGGGGTAAGGACATTTGCAGGAGAGTTCACAAGCTCTCTTCCGAATATCACACCCGACGAAAGATCA is a genomic window of Zea mays cultivar B73 chromosome 5, Zm-B73-REFERENCE-NAM-5.0, whole genome shotgun sequence containing:
- the LOC100284338 gene encoding serine carboxypeptidase 24 isoform X1; translation: MATTRPRGEGGAASGALVMAIVVVVAIVLLLLPYGAGAEECEDGMSTRARAGDRVEALPGQPAVAFAQYSGYVAVDRDRGRALFYWLTEAVGDDAAAKPLVLWLNGGPGCSSVAYGASEEIGPFRIKPNGTGLFLNKYSWNREANLLFLESPAGVGFSYANTTSDLKTSGDERTAQDALQFLVSWMSRFPQYRHRDFYIAGESYAGHYVPQLARKIVEYNEASPHPFINLKGILVGNAVTDNYYDNIGTVTYWWTHAMISDRTYKAILRWCNFSSSSISRPCNRAMSYAMNHEFGDIDQYSIYTPSCAAAARANATVLRFKNTLVRRRRSSGYDPCTETYAERYYNRMDVQRAMHANTTGIPYRWTACSDVLIKTWQDSEFSMLPTYKKLMKAGLRIWVFSGDTDSVVPVTATRFAISHLGLKIKTRWYPWYSAGQVRNLPLLLLLLVTSSEFGAHVQVGGWSEVYEGLTFASVRGAGHEVPLFQPRRAFRMFRSFLAGEPLPKS
- the LOC100381923 gene encoding Leucine aminopeptidase 2, chloroplastic, translated to MGHTAAAAAAAAEPALGLTKPNAVEPPQVTFSAKDIEFSEWKGDILAVAVTEKDLSKDADSKFENAVLKKLDGQLGGLLSEAAAEEDFTGKTGQSVVLRLAGQGFKRVGLIGLGQSAPSTAAASRGLGESVASVAKAAQASSAAIVLASPSGIQEEFKLTAAAAVASGTVLGLYEDSRYKSESKKVHLKQVDIIGLGSGAEVDQKLKYANDLSSGVIFGRELVNSPANVLTPAVLAEEASKIASTYSDVFTATVLDVEKCKELKMGSYLGVAAASANPPHFIHLCYKPTDGNVKRKLAIVGKGLTFDSGGYNIKTGPGCSIELMKFDMGGSAAVFGAAKALGQIKPPGVEVHFIVAACENMISGTGMRPGDIVTASNGKTIEVNNTDAEGRLTLADALVYACNQGVEKIIDLATLTGACVVALGPSIAGIFTPSDELAKEVAAASEVSGEKFWRLPLEESYWESMKSGVADMVNTGGRQGGSITAALFLKQFVDDKVQWMHIDMAGPVWSDKKRAATGFGVSTLVEWVLNNSSSS
- the LOC100381923 gene encoding leucine aminopeptidase 2, chloroplastic isoform X1; translation: MATAAASTTTSAAVLAFRLLRRLPRRLSVSRAPPAALASSSSSSSRRLPSLARHPLGHRTRMGHTAAAAAAAAEPALGLTKPNAVEPPQVTFSAKDIEFSEWKGDILAVAVTEKDLSKDADSKFENAVLKKLDGQLGGLLSEAAAEEDFTGKTGQSVVLRLAGQGFKRVGLIGLGQSAPSTAAASRGLGESVASVAKAAQASSAAIVLASPSGIQEEFKLTAAAAVASGTVLGLYEDSRYKSESKKVHLKQVDIIGLGSGAEVDQKLKYANDLSSGVIFGRELVNSPANVLTPAVLAEEASKIASTYSDVFTATVLDVEKCKELKMGSYLGVAAASANPPHFIHLCYKPTDGNVKRKLAIVGKGLTFDSGGYNIKTGPGCSIELMKFDMGGSAAVFGAAKALGQIKPPGVEVHFIVAACENMISGTGMRPGDIVTASNGKTIEVNNTDAEGRLTLADALVYACNQGVEKIIDLATLTGACVVALGPSIAGIFTPSDELAKEVAAASEVSGEKFWRLPLEESYWESMKSGVADMVNTGGRQGGSITAALFLKQR
- the LOC100284338 gene encoding Serine carboxypeptidase 24 precursor encodes the protein MATTRPRGEGGAASGALVMAIVVVVAIVLLLLPYGAGAEECEDGMSTRARAGDRVEALPGQPAVAFAQYSGYVAVDRDRGRALFYWLTEAVGDDAAAKPLVLWLNGGPGCSSVAYGASEEIGPFRIKPNGTGLFLNKYSWNREANLLFLESPAGVGFSYANTTSDLKTSGDERTAQDALQFLVSWMSRFPQYRHRDFYIAGESYAGHYVPQLARKIVEYNEASPHPFINLKGILVGNAVTDNYYDNIGTVTYWWTHAMISDRTYKAILRWCNFSSSSISRPCNRAMSYAMNHEFGDIDQYSIYTPSCAAAARANATVLRFKNTLVRRRRSSGYDPCTETYAERYYNRMDVQRAMHANTTGIPYRWTACSDVLIKTWQDSEFSMLPTYKKLMKAGLRIWVFSGDTDSVVPVTATRFAISHLGLKIKTRWYPWYSAGQVGGWSEVYEGLTFASVRGAGHEVPLFQPRRAFRMFRSFLAGEPLPKS